The Prochlorococcus sp. MIT 0801 genomic sequence AAGCGGTGTAAAGATCAACCCTCTTGCGCACTCTGCTTTGCCTGACACTGAAGCAAATGTAATAAGAAATTTAATGGAGAGAATTGATCAATTAGAAGCTGAAATTCTTTCGCTCAGAAATTCAGCAAAAAATAAGCTAAAAAATTCTGAACTTATAAATAGTGAAATAAGACCTTCTCAGAGTTTAAAAGATAAAGAAATAATAGAGTTCCTAGGAGAGGAAAACAATATTGAAGAACTAAACTAAAAAGGGTAACTCCCTAGTACTTTTTTGCAATAAGAAAAAAGAAATCAGAATACCAACTATATTCACTAATAAAGTGATAAAAACAAGCTTATAATCAACATTACCTTGAATTAGCGACACCCTAAGTGGTTCGAGAATTTTGTATATCAAATTATAATTAGTTATCCATTCCAAACCTCCGAGATTTTCCTTTCTATATAATATGGGTGAGGTTAGAAAAACTAATTGCAATATAATTGGTACTAATTGTGCAAAGTCTGTATATCTGACACCAACTAAACAAATAATAAGAGGAAACCAATATAAAAACATTAAAAGATTAATAAATGGAAGCCAAGAAAACAAAATAATATTAAATATAAGAGATTTTTTAATAAATAAAAGAATAAAGAATACAAGTGAAAAAGACTGGAAAAAGGTTTGAATTTGGAATGCCCATTCTTCTAGTGTATAGAACAGTGGATTAATATTTATGTTCTTTATATTCTGAGAGTTATGAGCAAATAAATCAGGCGCAGAAGATATTGAAGAAGAAATAGTATTCCAAATAACTAAACCAATTCCCAAGTATACAAAATATTCTTTAAAGTCATTAACTGAAAAAACCGTTCCATAAACTATACCCAGTGTTGATATTGACAATAAATTAGAAAAACCTAACCAAAAGCTTCCAAGATTGGTTTTTGCAAATCTTGCTCGTGTCCTTGATGTAGCTGTATACAACCAAAATCTTCGAGAATTCCAGGCAAATTTTAAATTATCAAGAAGCATAATTATTATTATAATCATGAGTATGATAATAATTTAAGGCGGCATCTAGCTGACCATCATAAACAACAGATCCATGGTTAAAAACTATACCTCTAAAGCAAAATTGTTTCAAAAGTTGTTCAGAGTGACTTGCTAAAATCAATGTGGTTGCGGAATCCATAAAAGATTGCATTCTCTCCTGAGCTCTTTCAAAGAAATCTGCATCACCAGTTCCAAAACCTTCATCAATCGCTAAACATTCATGTGGGTATGAAGTCAACATAGAAAAAATCAAACGTGCACACATTCCCTCGCTATATGTTTTGATAGGTAAATTTATAAATGAACCTAAACCAGAAAAAGTCACAATATCTTCTAAAAAAATATCAAAACCTTTCAAGTTATTATTTATCATTAAATAATAGGCTTTGGAAGCATCCAATCCACTTAGTTCATTACTTGTCAAAAAAGTTTTTTGGAGCATAGGATAAACCTCTATTTTTTTTATAAATTGACCAGAGTTAGGTGTATAAATACCAGATATTAACCTCAGAAAACTACTTTTTCCCGAACCATTATGACCAATCAATGCAACTCGTTCACCATTCATAATAGTTAGATTTATATTTTTTAAAGCTTCAATATTAGTTCTCTTATCCTTATATACTAATTCTCCACCTATGACACTATTAAACATTTTTTCTGTTAATATTTTTGTAAACTTTCTATTTTCTGCGCAATAAATTGGTATTTTTAAACTTACATCTTTCAACTGTATTACAGGATCCTTAAGTATTTCGATAGAGTCTAAGGTAATTGATTTCAAGGTATCCATAACATGATCTATTGAGGCTATCTTTTCATGATTAAATTGACGAAGAAATACAAATCCTGCATTTAAAGCTTTACCTGTTTTCCATGGATCAAGAGATTCAGGCTGATATAAATTAATCCAACTTATGCTAGAACTTACTTTTTTTGTGAATAACTCTGCTGCATTAACCTTGCTCTCCAAAGTTATATAATCTTTTCTTAATTGATCATTGTTTTTAATATTCCTATCACAAGAAATCAATTCACATACAAAGTCACTAATAATACTTTTACCCTGATCAATTGAAGAATGCCAATTATTAATACAATCAAAATCAACTTTCCTACCAAATAAATTCATATGAATATAATTAATCTGGGATTCAATTGATCTATCAGAAAGTATCGATTCCGTATATTCATCTTGTGTAGAAATTATCTCTGAAATATCATTAATCGTAGTACCTGGAGGAGAATTGATTAACCAATAATTGATACCAGAAGGATCAGCAGGTCTTCCAAAATAAGCTATATATAGTTTTTGTATGTGACTAGATTTAACATTCATCACCTATTATTCGAATTAGGAAGTTTGTTTTGTCTTTTGAGCTGGCTCAAACATAAACATAGAATAAATCACATTCCTTCTCATATTAATCATCATCTCCAAAAACATATCATATCCCTCATTTTTATATTCAATTAATGGATCTTTTTGGCCATAACCTCTTAATCCAACTGACTCGCGTAATGAATCCATGGATTGGAGATGTTCTCTCCATAAAGTATCTAATTGTTGAAGTATAAAAAATCTTTCAGCTTGTCGCATTATTCCTGGATGCGTAGATTCAACCATTTGCTCTTTCAAATCGTACGCATTTCTCATTTGTTCTTTTAAAAATTCCTTTAATTGATCAATATTTAATCCGGTTAATTCTATGGGTTTTAAATCTTTCAATAAGTAAATAAACTCCTTTACTTTTGACAATAATTTTTCAAGATCCCATTCCTCAGGAGGAAGATCTTCGTTCACATAAGCTTCAACAATTTCTTCCATCGTTCTTTGTCCATAGCTAATAACTTGCTCTTTTAATTCATTACCTTTGAGAACTCTCCTACGTTCAGAATAAACTGCTCTCCTTTGATTATTCATCACTTCATCGTATTCAAATATTTGCTTTCTAATGTCATAATAATATGTTTCTACCTTTTTCTGAGCTCCTTCAAGTGAACGAGTAAGCATCCCAGATTCTATTGGCATATCTTCTTCAACTCTAAAAGCATTCATTAATCCAGCGACACGATCACCTCCAAAGATTCTTAACAAATTATCCTCAAGAGATAAAAAGAATCTTGTACTTCCCAAATCACCCTGTCTTCCCGAGCGTCCTCTTAACTGATTATCAACTCGTCTAGATTCATGCCTCTCAGTACCAATAACATGTAGCCCCCCTGCTTCCCTGACAGCTTTTTCCTCATTTTTTATCACTGATTCGTACTCTTCCTTAATTAACTTAATTGCTGAACGTAAAGAGGAAATTTCATCATCATCTGTCGGAGTATTTTCAGCCGCAGTAGCAATTCGATCCTCAAGTTCTATTAAGCTAAGACTCCTATCCCCCCAAGATGCGACCAAGTTAGAAGCAAGTTTTGCGAGAACTCGATCTGTTTCTTCCGTTAATGTAACCGGAAATAATTTTTTCAATGAAGATGATTGCTTGACCTTGAAAGAATTTGACTCAATCTCTTTACTTGTGGACTTAAAACCTTGAGTATCATTTTTCCTCTGAGATGGAATAGGAGGTTTATGATCTTCTTCGGGTTTGACCAATCTAGAGCTCAAAATTTCTTTTATTTTTAATCGAGCCATGTAATCGCTATTACCTCCTAAAATTATGTCAGTTCCACGACCAGCCATATTCGTAGCAATAGTCACGGCACCAGATCGACCAGCTTGGGCAACTATTTCAGCTTCCCTTTCTACATTTTCAGGCTTAGCGTTAAGCAAGTTATGAGGGATCTCTTCTTCTGCAAGCAATGAACTTAAAAGTTCACTTTTTTCAACACTAGTTGTACCAACAAGTACAGGCCTACCTTTTTTATAAATAGCTGCTGTTTCTTTCGCTACTGCTCTCCATTTTGCCGCCTCTGTTTTAAAAACTTGATCACTCCAATCCTCTCTTGAAATTTTTCTATTTGTAGGAATAACTGATGTCTGCAATTTATAAGTTTTTTCAAATTCAACTTCTTCTGTTTTAGCAGTACCTGTCATTCCAGAAAGACGAGGATAAAGTAAAAAGAAATTTTGATATGTTATGGAAGCAAGAGTTTGAGTTTCAGGCTGAATCGGAAGATTTTCTTTAGCCTCAATAGCTTGATGCTGTCCATCGCTCCAACGCCTGCCAGGCATAACCCTTCCGGTAAATTCATCAACAATTACAGCCTCATCATTTCTAACTATGTAGTTAACATCTTTAGTAAAAAGTTCTTTTGCTTTTAGTGCATTAGTAACATAATGAGCCCATGGATCTTTAGGATTAAATAAATCTTCGACCTTTAATAATTTCTCAGTCTTTGCAAAACCTTCGTCAGTTAATATGCAACTTCTTTGCTTTTCATCTACTTCATAATCGCCTTCAGGATCAACACCATCCTTACTCATATCAGCTGCTCTGAGCAATTGATTAACAACTTCAGCCGCTTTTTGATATTTTTCTTGTGGTCGCTCAACTTGACCAGATATTATCAAAGGAGTTCTAGCCTCATCAATCAATATTGAATCGACTTCATCGATAACACAAAAATTAAAATCCTTTTGCACTATTTCTGCTTGATCAGCAGCCATATTATCTCTTAAATAATCAAATCCAAGTTCAGAATTTGTAGCATAAGTAATGTCGCAAGCATAATTTTTTTTTCTTTCAATTGGATTCATATTTTGCTGAATAAGTCCAACACTTAATCCAAGGAAACGATGCACCTGACCCATCCACTCCGCATCACGACGAGCTAAATAATCATTAACAGTTACAACATGCACGCCTCTTCCAGTAAGAGCATTCAAAAAGCTTGGCAAAGTTGAAACTAATGTTTTCCCTTCACCTGTTTTCATTTCTGCTATCTGACCTTCATGCAGAACCATGCCCCCCAATAATTGAACATCAAAATGACGCATCCCTAAGACTCTTTTAGAAGCCTCTCTAACTAAGGCAAAGCATTGAGGTAATAGTTCATCTAATAAAACCAATTGATTTTTAGTATCCGACGCATTAGCTAATTTCTGACGAAACTCATTGACATTTCTTCTAAGTTCATCATCTGTAAGAGGAGAAAAATCTTCTTCAAGTAAATTGATATCGCTGATTAACGGGGCATAACTGCGCAACTTGCGAGCATTAGGATCACCAAAGAGATTCTTAAGCATCAACTATTTTGTTATTGATTTTATTTTTCATTTTACGATACTGAAAATAACTTGAAGATGCATTACAAAATAATACTTCTGAATTATTGACCCTCAACTACGTTATTTCACTTTCTGGAACAAAGATCCTTTTACAATCAATTAGATTAAAAATTCAATAAGTTGATGGGGTACAATAATCTTTTGTAAGTTGAACAAGAGTGGCAGGTCAACAGAAAACTGCTCTTATAACAGGGATTACAGGTCAAGATGGAAGCTATCTTGCCGAACTATTACTCGAAAAAGGCTACAAAGTTCATGGGATCAAAAGACGAACGAGTACAAGTAATACAACTAGAATAGACCATATTTTAAAAGAGAAAAATGGGCACGATTTAGTTAATCTTCACTATGGAGATCTAACTCATAGTACAAACATTATAAGAATAATTAATGAAATTGAACCTGATGAAATATATAACTTAGGAGCACAAAGTCATGTAGCAGTAAGCTTCGAATCTCCAGAATATACAGCTCAAACTGATGCATTAGGACCATTGAGGATACTCGAAGCTGTACGAATTTTAAATT encodes the following:
- a CDS encoding ABC transporter ATP-binding protein, encoding MNVKSSHIQKLYIAYFGRPADPSGINYWLINSPPGTTINDISEIISTQDEYTESILSDRSIESQINYIHMNLFGRKVDFDCINNWHSSIDQGKSIISDFVCELISCDRNIKNNDQLRKDYITLESKVNAAELFTKKVSSSISWINLYQPESLDPWKTGKALNAGFVFLRQFNHEKIASIDHVMDTLKSITLDSIEILKDPVIQLKDVSLKIPIYCAENRKFTKILTEKMFNSVIGGELVYKDKRTNIEALKNINLTIMNGERVALIGHNGSGKSSFLRLISGIYTPNSGQFIKKIEVYPMLQKTFLTSNELSGLDASKAYYLMINNNLKGFDIFLEDIVTFSGLGSFINLPIKTYSEGMCARLIFSMLTSYPHECLAIDEGFGTGDADFFERAQERMQSFMDSATTLILASHSEQLLKQFCFRGIVFNHGSVVYDGQLDAALNYYHTHDYNNNYAS
- a CDS encoding ABC transporter permease; amino-acid sequence: MIIIIIMLLDNLKFAWNSRRFWLYTATSRTRARFAKTNLGSFWLGFSNLLSISTLGIVYGTVFSVNDFKEYFVYLGIGLVIWNTISSSISSAPDLFAHNSQNIKNININPLFYTLEEWAFQIQTFFQSFSLVFFILLFIKKSLIFNIILFSWLPFINLLMFLYWFPLIICLVGVRYTDFAQLVPIILQLVFLTSPILYRKENLGGLEWITNYNLIYKILEPLRVSLIQGNVDYKLVFITLLVNIVGILISFFLLQKSTRELPFLV
- the secA gene encoding preprotein translocase subunit SecA yields the protein MLKNLFGDPNARKLRSYAPLISDINLLEEDFSPLTDDELRRNVNEFRQKLANASDTKNQLVLLDELLPQCFALVREASKRVLGMRHFDVQLLGGMVLHEGQIAEMKTGEGKTLVSTLPSFLNALTGRGVHVVTVNDYLARRDAEWMGQVHRFLGLSVGLIQQNMNPIERKKNYACDITYATNSELGFDYLRDNMAADQAEIVQKDFNFCVIDEVDSILIDEARTPLIISGQVERPQEKYQKAAEVVNQLLRAADMSKDGVDPEGDYEVDEKQRSCILTDEGFAKTEKLLKVEDLFNPKDPWAHYVTNALKAKELFTKDVNYIVRNDEAVIVDEFTGRVMPGRRWSDGQHQAIEAKENLPIQPETQTLASITYQNFFLLYPRLSGMTGTAKTEEVEFEKTYKLQTSVIPTNRKISREDWSDQVFKTEAAKWRAVAKETAAIYKKGRPVLVGTTSVEKSELLSSLLAEEEIPHNLLNAKPENVEREAEIVAQAGRSGAVTIATNMAGRGTDIILGGNSDYMARLKIKEILSSRLVKPEEDHKPPIPSQRKNDTQGFKSTSKEIESNSFKVKQSSSLKKLFPVTLTEETDRVLAKLASNLVASWGDRSLSLIELEDRIATAAENTPTDDDEISSLRSAIKLIKEEYESVIKNEEKAVREAGGLHVIGTERHESRRVDNQLRGRSGRQGDLGSTRFFLSLEDNLLRIFGGDRVAGLMNAFRVEEDMPIESGMLTRSLEGAQKKVETYYYDIRKQIFEYDEVMNNQRRAVYSERRRVLKGNELKEQVISYGQRTMEEIVEAYVNEDLPPEEWDLEKLLSKVKEFIYLLKDLKPIELTGLNIDQLKEFLKEQMRNAYDLKEQMVESTHPGIMRQAERFFILQQLDTLWREHLQSMDSLRESVGLRGYGQKDPLIEYKNEGYDMFLEMMINMRRNVIYSMFMFEPAQKTKQTS